A single region of the Streptomyces sp. NBC_00425 genome encodes:
- a CDS encoding FAD-dependent monooxygenase produces MRVKVACVGGGPAGLYLSILLKRQDPSHDITVHERNPEGSTYGWGVTYWQGLLDELRFHDPESARAIEESSVRWNEGVAHVRDLATRQPGDKGHGIGRHRLLEILADRARALGVRLEFESEITAENLPDADLVVAGDGVRSALRTHHADDFGAQLTEGRNSYVWLGTTKVFDSFTFAFVETAHGWIWCYGYPFSDEQSTCVIECAPETLAGLGLDRASEADGLADLEKYFAHILDGHSLVGRASSAGGSAQWLTFRTLVNRTWRRGNLVLLGDAAHTTHYSIGAGTTLALEDAIALAAALRECADLPQALDRYERVRKSALLSQQSAARYSAQWYENLTRYIHLPPEQMFALLGQRHSPLLPYVPPQLYYRLDRAAGRLEALRRLKRWLGPKLARGAHARTLTSGK; encoded by the coding sequence GTGCGCGTGAAGGTCGCCTGTGTCGGCGGCGGGCCCGCCGGCCTGTATCTCTCGATCCTGCTCAAGCGGCAGGACCCGTCCCACGACATCACCGTCCACGAGCGCAACCCGGAAGGCTCGACCTACGGCTGGGGCGTCACGTACTGGCAGGGTCTTCTCGACGAACTCCGCTTCCACGACCCCGAGTCGGCGCGCGCGATCGAGGAGAGCTCCGTCCGCTGGAACGAGGGCGTCGCGCACGTACGGGACCTGGCGACCCGTCAGCCCGGCGACAAGGGGCACGGCATCGGCCGCCACCGACTGCTGGAGATCCTCGCGGACCGGGCCCGCGCGCTCGGCGTGCGGCTGGAGTTCGAGAGCGAGATCACCGCCGAGAACCTGCCGGACGCCGATCTGGTGGTGGCAGGCGACGGCGTCCGCAGCGCGCTGCGCACCCACCACGCGGACGACTTCGGCGCGCAGCTCACCGAGGGCCGTAACTCCTACGTCTGGCTCGGCACGACCAAGGTCTTCGACTCCTTCACCTTCGCCTTCGTGGAGACCGCGCACGGCTGGATCTGGTGCTACGGCTACCCCTTCAGCGACGAGCAGAGCACCTGTGTGATCGAGTGCGCCCCCGAGACCCTGGCCGGGCTCGGCCTCGACCGGGCGAGCGAGGCCGACGGCCTCGCCGACCTGGAGAAGTACTTCGCGCACATCCTCGACGGCCACTCCCTCGTCGGCCGCGCCTCCTCCGCCGGCGGCAGCGCCCAGTGGCTCACCTTCCGCACCCTGGTCAACCGCACCTGGCGCCGCGGCAACCTCGTCCTCCTGGGCGACGCCGCCCACACCACCCACTACTCGATCGGCGCCGGCACCACCCTCGCCCTGGAGGACGCCATCGCCCTCGCCGCGGCGCTGCGCGAGTGCGCGGACCTTCCCCAGGCCCTCGACCGCTACGAACGCGTACGCAAGTCCGCCCTGCTGTCCCAGCAGAGCGCCGCCCGCTACAGCGCCCAGTGGTACGAGAACCTCACCCGCTACATCCACCTCCCCCCGGAGCAGATGTTCGCCCTGCTCGGGCAGCGTCACTCGCCCCTGTTGCCCTATGTCCCGCCCCAGCTGTACTACCGCCTCGACCGGGCGGCGGGACGCCTGGAGGCGCTGCGCCGCCTCAAGCGCTGGCTGGGTCCGAAGCTGGCGCGCGGCGCGCACGCCCGCACGCTGACCTCCGGCAAGTAG
- a CDS encoding MFS transporter, producing MASPAPIPAPTSGNPARRTRLTIPVLAYCGILMAVMQTVVVPLLPDLPRLTGASPGAVSWTVTAALLSGAVLTPVLGRAGDMYGKRRVLLLSFSLMAAGSVICALTSDIGVLIAARALQGAASCVVPLSISILRDELPPQRRGSAIALMSSTVGVGAALGLPAAAVVVQYANWHVMFWVTAALGVTGVALIRWAVPESPVREPGRFDVSGALGLAAGLVCLLLAVSQGGQWGWGGPRIVGLFLGAVAVLGLWWRRQLRSAEPLVDLRLVSRPAVGLAHVAALLTGFAFYANSLVTAQLVQAPEASGYGLGLSIVQTGLCLLPGGITMLLFSPLSARISETRGPRITLALGAAVIAAGYGVRVADSRELWMIMVGATIVATGTTLAYSALPALILRAVPPGQTASANGVNVLMRTIGQAVSSAAVAAVLVHHTSLLGGARVPTLHGYLLAFGVAGAVALGACAVALAIPGDARSDDTPMPRGRTRPVRDGAREGA from the coding sequence ATGGCGTCGCCCGCTCCGATACCCGCTCCGACCAGCGGGAACCCCGCCCGACGGACCCGGCTCACCATTCCGGTCCTCGCGTACTGCGGAATTCTCATGGCGGTCATGCAGACGGTCGTCGTCCCGCTGCTGCCCGACCTGCCCCGGCTGACCGGCGCCTCGCCGGGCGCCGTCTCCTGGACGGTGACCGCCGCACTGCTCTCCGGCGCCGTCCTCACCCCGGTCCTCGGCCGCGCCGGCGACATGTACGGCAAGCGACGGGTCCTGCTCCTGTCGTTCTCCCTGATGGCCGCCGGCTCCGTGATCTGCGCCCTCACCTCCGACATCGGTGTGCTGATCGCGGCCCGCGCCCTGCAGGGCGCCGCGTCCTGCGTCGTCCCGCTGTCCATCAGCATCCTGCGCGACGAACTGCCCCCGCAGCGCCGGGGATCCGCCATCGCGCTGATGAGTTCCACCGTCGGCGTCGGCGCCGCGCTGGGACTGCCCGCCGCGGCCGTGGTGGTGCAGTACGCGAACTGGCACGTGATGTTCTGGGTGACCGCCGCCCTGGGCGTGACCGGCGTCGCGCTCATCCGCTGGGCGGTGCCCGAGTCGCCGGTGCGCGAGCCGGGCCGGTTCGACGTGAGCGGCGCGCTCGGCCTCGCCGCCGGACTGGTCTGTCTCCTGCTCGCCGTGTCCCAGGGCGGCCAGTGGGGCTGGGGCGGTCCCCGGATCGTCGGTCTCTTCCTCGGCGCCGTCGCCGTGCTCGGCCTGTGGTGGCGCCGACAGCTGCGCTCCGCGGAGCCGCTGGTCGACCTGCGGCTGGTGTCCCGCCCGGCAGTGGGCCTCGCCCACGTGGCCGCACTGCTGACCGGCTTCGCCTTCTACGCCAACTCGCTCGTGACCGCCCAGCTGGTGCAGGCTCCCGAGGCGAGCGGATACGGGCTCGGGCTGTCCATCGTCCAGACGGGTCTGTGCCTGCTGCCCGGCGGCATCACCATGCTGCTGTTCTCACCGCTCTCCGCCCGCATCTCCGAGACGCGCGGCCCCCGGATCACCCTCGCCCTCGGCGCCGCCGTCATCGCCGCCGGGTACGGCGTGCGCGTCGCCGACAGCCGTGAACTGTGGATGATCATGGTGGGAGCGACGATCGTGGCCACCGGCACGACCCTCGCCTACTCCGCGCTGCCCGCGCTGATCCTGCGCGCCGTCCCGCCCGGGCAGACCGCGTCGGCGAACGGCGTCAACGTCCTGATGCGCACCATCGGACAGGCCGTCTCCAGCGCCGCCGTCGCCGCCGTCCTCGTGCATCACACCAGCCTCCTCGGCGGAGCCCGGGTGCCCACGCTGCACGGCTACCTGCTGGCCTTCGGGGTAGCGGGCGCGGTGGCGCTCGGCGCGTGCGCGGTGGCGCTCGCCATCCCCGGCGACGCCCGGTCCGACGACACGCCGATGCCCCGGGGCCGCACCCGGCCGGTGCGCGACGGGGCGAGGGAGGGAGCATGA
- a CDS encoding TetR/AcrR family transcriptional regulator has protein sequence MSTPPDASVPTGPPAPARRDAEATRAAILRAARYLLARQAHADITLKAVAERAGVSAPLVLKYFGNKDALFARVMSFQEDADALLDAPLERLGRHMVRHVLVSQRERGADPLLRIAFAPLHGDHGDVLRANFRTQVTERLAARLTGADRGVRAELAVAALLGLGVMFGIARGSELRAAPVDDVADRYGPTIQTHLDGGPGDGGPGAAGAHGG, from the coding sequence GTGAGCACCCCACCCGACGCCTCGGTCCCGACCGGCCCCCCGGCTCCCGCCCGCCGCGACGCCGAGGCGACCAGGGCCGCCATCCTGCGCGCGGCCCGGTACCTCCTCGCCCGCCAGGCCCACGCCGACATCACACTCAAGGCCGTCGCGGAGCGAGCCGGAGTGAGCGCACCCCTGGTCCTGAAGTACTTCGGCAACAAGGACGCCCTGTTCGCCCGGGTGATGTCCTTCCAGGAGGACGCCGACGCCCTGCTGGACGCCCCACTGGAGCGACTCGGCCGGCACATGGTCCGGCATGTGCTGGTCAGTCAGCGCGAGCGGGGCGCCGACCCCCTGCTGCGCATCGCGTTCGCGCCCCTGCACGGCGACCACGGCGACGTCCTGCGCGCCAACTTCCGCACCCAGGTCACCGAACGTCTCGCCGCCCGCCTCACCGGCGCCGACCGCGGTGTCCGCGCCGAACTCGCCGTCGCCGCCCTGCTCGGCCTCGGCGTCATGTTCGGCATCGCCCGCGGGAGCGAACTGCGGGCGGCGCCGGTCGACGACGTCGCCGACCGGTACGGGCCGACGATCCAGACCCACCTCGACGGCGGGCCGGGCGACGGCGGGCCAGGTGCCGCGGGCGCCCACGGCGGATGA
- a CDS encoding aldo/keto reductase, with protein sequence MEEREFGRSGQHASVVGLGTWQLGADWGDVDDKEALTVLEAAAESGVTFFDTADVYGDGRSEQTIAAFLSGRPDLHVLVATKMGRRVDQIPENYVLDNFRAWNDRSRRNLGVDRVDLVQLHCPPTPVYSSDEVFDALDTLVEEERIAHYGVSVETCAEALTAIARPGVASVQIILNPFRLKPLIEVLPAAREAGVGIIARVPLASGLLSGKYTRDTVFPENDHRAYNRHGEAFDQGETFSGVDYASGVEAAVEFAALAPEGYTPAQLALRWIVQQPGVTTVIPGARSPEQARANAAAARLPELSEATLAAVRDLYDRRIKEQVEGRW encoded by the coding sequence ATGGAAGAGCGCGAATTCGGCAGGTCCGGTCAGCACGCGTCCGTCGTCGGTCTCGGCACCTGGCAGCTGGGGGCCGACTGGGGCGACGTCGACGACAAGGAAGCCCTGACCGTGCTGGAAGCGGCGGCCGAGTCGGGAGTCACCTTCTTCGACACCGCCGACGTGTACGGCGACGGACGCAGCGAGCAGACCATCGCCGCCTTCCTGAGCGGCCGGCCCGACCTGCATGTGCTGGTCGCCACGAAGATGGGCCGCCGCGTCGACCAGATCCCCGAGAACTACGTCCTGGACAACTTCCGCGCCTGGAACGACCGCTCCCGCCGCAACCTCGGAGTCGACCGCGTCGACCTCGTGCAGCTGCACTGTCCGCCGACTCCCGTCTACTCCAGCGACGAGGTGTTCGACGCCCTCGACACCCTCGTCGAGGAGGAGCGCATCGCGCACTACGGGGTCAGCGTGGAGACCTGCGCCGAAGCCCTCACCGCGATCGCCCGGCCGGGCGTGGCGAGTGTGCAGATCATCCTCAACCCGTTCCGGCTCAAGCCCCTGATCGAGGTGCTCCCCGCGGCCCGCGAGGCCGGCGTCGGCATCATCGCCCGGGTTCCGCTCGCCTCCGGGCTGCTGTCCGGGAAGTACACCAGGGACACCGTCTTCCCGGAGAACGACCACCGCGCCTACAACCGGCACGGCGAGGCCTTCGACCAGGGCGAGACCTTCTCCGGCGTCGACTACGCCAGCGGCGTCGAGGCCGCCGTCGAGTTCGCGGCCCTCGCCCCCGAGGGGTACACCCCGGCCCAGCTGGCGCTGCGCTGGATCGTCCAGCAGCCCGGCGTGACCACCGTGATCCCAGGCGCCCGCTCGCCCGAGCAGGCCCGCGCCAACGCGGCCGCCGCCCGGCTGCCGGAGCTCTCCGAGGCCACCCTCGCGGCCGTCCGCGACCTCTACGACCGGCGGATCAAGGAGCAGGTCGAGGGCCGCTGGTAG
- a CDS encoding DUF6328 family protein, with the protein MWGELIQEIRVAQTGVQILFGFLLTVVFTPRYVDLQVVDQVIYIVTVVLGACATGALIGPVSLHRLVSGRRVKPQAVRVASRLTLVGLLLLLATMTSSLLLILRVATHDAFVPWLVAGVVAWYGLCWFVLPLWTRNHYTTD; encoded by the coding sequence ATGTGGGGGGAGCTCATCCAGGAGATCCGCGTCGCCCAGACGGGTGTGCAGATCCTCTTCGGCTTCCTCCTGACCGTCGTGTTCACCCCGCGCTACGTGGATCTGCAGGTCGTCGACCAGGTCATCTACATCGTGACCGTGGTCCTCGGCGCCTGCGCGACCGGCGCCCTCATAGGCCCGGTGTCCCTGCATCGGCTGGTCTCCGGGCGGCGGGTCAAGCCGCAGGCGGTGCGGGTGGCGTCCAGGCTGACCCTCGTCGGCCTGCTCCTGCTGCTCGCCACCATGACCTCCTCGCTGCTGCTCATCCTGAGGGTGGCCACCCATGACGCGTTCGTGCCGTGGCTGGTCGCGGGCGTGGTCGCGTGGTACGGGCTGTGCTGGTTCGTGCTGCCCCTGTGGACCCGGAACCACTACACGACGGACTGA
- a CDS encoding LLM class F420-dependent oxidoreductase — MVQIGYTMMTEQAGPRDLVDHVVRAEEAGFDFSVTSDHSFPWLRSQGHAPYAWSVLGAAAQATSRIPLMTYVTCPTFRYHPAVVAQKAATMQLLSEGRFRLGLGSGENLNEHVVGGGWPSVDVRHEMLEEAVEIIRALFEGRHVTRHGTHFDVDSARLWDLPDEPPPIGIAVSGDRSCALAGRLADLVIATEPEPGLLEAFDRHGGAGKPRVGQLPVSHDADRDTAVQRAHAQFRWFGNGWKVNSELPHPDSFEAATRFVTPDDVAASIPCGDDPEDFVEAVRPYVEAGFTEVALVQIGGDAQPAYLDWSEKTLLPALRSAFG; from the coding sequence ATGGTGCAAATCGGATACACGATGATGACCGAGCAGGCCGGCCCTCGTGACCTGGTCGACCACGTGGTGCGGGCCGAGGAGGCGGGCTTCGACTTCTCGGTGACGTCGGACCACTCCTTCCCGTGGCTGCGCTCGCAGGGACACGCTCCGTACGCCTGGAGCGTGCTCGGAGCGGCGGCCCAGGCCACCTCGCGCATTCCGCTGATGACGTACGTGACGTGTCCGACCTTCCGCTACCACCCGGCGGTGGTGGCGCAGAAGGCGGCCACGATGCAGTTGCTGTCCGAAGGCCGCTTCCGGCTGGGGCTCGGCTCGGGCGAGAACCTCAACGAGCACGTGGTGGGCGGCGGGTGGCCGTCGGTGGACGTCCGGCACGAGATGCTCGAGGAGGCCGTGGAGATCATCCGGGCCCTGTTCGAGGGCCGGCACGTCACCCGGCACGGCACTCACTTCGACGTGGACTCGGCGCGGTTGTGGGACCTTCCCGACGAGCCGCCGCCGATCGGGATCGCCGTCTCCGGCGACCGCTCGTGCGCGCTCGCGGGCAGGCTGGCAGACCTGGTGATCGCCACCGAGCCCGAGCCGGGACTGCTCGAGGCGTTCGACCGGCACGGCGGCGCGGGCAAGCCGCGCGTGGGCCAGCTCCCCGTGTCGCACGACGCCGACCGGGACACGGCCGTGCAGCGGGCGCACGCGCAGTTCCGCTGGTTCGGCAACGGCTGGAAGGTGAACTCCGAACTGCCGCACCCGGATTCCTTCGAGGCGGCGACCCGGTTCGTGACGCCCGACGACGTCGCCGCCTCGATACCCTGCGGCGACGACCCGGAGGACTTCGTCGAGGCCGTACGCCCCTACGTCGAGGCCGGGTTCACGGAGGTCGCCCTGGTGCAGATCGGCGGCGACGCCCAACCGGCCTACCTCGACTGGTCGGAGAAGACCCTGCTGCCCGCGCTGCGCAGCGCCTTCGGGTGA
- a CDS encoding serine/threonine protein kinase codes for MTMVKTHVSTHEWVAGRYRLLDVVHRETNRVSWYGEYVEETGAARPCLVTRIGLPADQGEEKARQAADRVLRMSETMARLCPGRIASVVDALEEEGSLWTVTEWIDGLPLGQLITQKGAFSPGRAAAIGLQLLDVLEVAHGEGITHGELSPGQIFVRSQGPLVLTGFGLAGATLAPRVAAPSYASPEQARDERIGPAADLWTLGALLYTMVEGRPPYRDRDRPEATLKGVDKLPLRTPLRAGPLTPVVQGLLRKDSRERLTRTVVRQSLTRLLDDDPHAAVPAPRLRRVRAAARHMGPQWSGRAMATGTAMAVVTVALAALAVAQGLPDGDDTAAGDAQARPSATATGPGEDAGDRVSGTPDPAPTPTPAPSRPASPSPSTPPRTSPPATADALPDGFRVYHADEGFSVALPKGWQRLNTARASDGAYRVTFGAKGDPRTLAVTFSKDAGPDPVAVWRDDVEPNLRRTAGFRRIGQIRATTYLGYKGADMEWLSDGADGQERTFGRGFLLGGQRSFSLRWTTPAADWNTRANRQALDTFFKTFRPGSTA; via the coding sequence ATGACCATGGTCAAGACGCACGTCTCCACGCACGAGTGGGTCGCCGGGAGGTACCGGCTGCTCGACGTCGTCCACCGGGAGACGAACCGCGTCAGCTGGTACGGCGAGTACGTCGAGGAGACCGGGGCGGCCCGGCCCTGCCTGGTCACCAGGATCGGTCTGCCCGCCGACCAGGGCGAGGAGAAGGCACGCCAGGCCGCCGACCGGGTGCTGCGCATGTCGGAGACGATGGCCCGGCTGTGCCCGGGCCGGATCGCCTCGGTCGTCGACGCCCTGGAGGAGGAGGGGTCCCTGTGGACCGTCACCGAATGGATCGACGGCCTCCCGCTGGGCCAGCTCATCACGCAGAAGGGCGCGTTCAGCCCGGGACGGGCCGCGGCGATCGGGCTGCAGCTGCTCGACGTGCTCGAGGTCGCGCACGGTGAGGGCATCACCCACGGCGAGCTGAGCCCCGGCCAGATCTTCGTGCGGAGCCAGGGTCCCCTCGTCCTCACCGGGTTCGGGCTGGCCGGCGCGACCCTGGCCCCGCGCGTGGCGGCCCCGTCGTACGCCTCGCCCGAACAGGCCCGCGACGAACGGATCGGCCCGGCCGCGGACCTGTGGACGCTGGGCGCGCTCCTCTACACGATGGTCGAGGGACGGCCGCCGTACCGGGACCGGGACCGACCCGAGGCCACCCTGAAGGGCGTGGACAAGCTGCCCCTGCGCACTCCGCTGCGCGCCGGTCCCCTCACCCCGGTCGTGCAGGGGCTGCTGCGCAAGGACTCCCGGGAGCGGCTGACCCGCACGGTCGTGCGCCAGTCCCTGACCCGACTGCTGGACGACGACCCGCACGCCGCCGTGCCCGCTCCCCGGCTGCGCCGCGTCCGCGCCGCCGCACGGCACATGGGCCCGCAGTGGAGCGGCCGGGCGATGGCGACCGGGACCGCGATGGCCGTCGTCACCGTGGCGCTCGCCGCGCTCGCCGTGGCCCAGGGCCTGCCCGACGGCGACGACACGGCGGCGGGCGACGCGCAGGCCCGACCGTCCGCCACCGCCACGGGGCCCGGTGAGGACGCCGGGGACAGAGTCTCCGGCACGCCGGACCCGGCCCCGACGCCGACTCCCGCACCCAGCAGGCCGGCCAGTCCCTCCCCGAGCACACCCCCGCGGACCTCGCCGCCCGCCACCGCCGACGCCCTCCCGGACGGCTTCCGGGTCTACCACGCCGACGAGGGCTTCTCGGTGGCCCTGCCCAAGGGCTGGCAGCGGCTGAACACCGCCCGCGCCTCCGACGGGGCCTATCGCGTCACCTTCGGCGCCAAGGGCGACCCGCGCACCCTGGCGGTCACCTTCAGCAAGGACGCCGGACCCGACCCGGTCGCCGTCTGGCGCGACGACGTCGAACCCAACCTGAGGCGGACCGCGGGTTTCCGGCGGATCGGCCAGATCAGGGCCACGACGTACCTCGGCTACAAGGGCGCCGACATGGAATGGCTCTCCGACGGCGCCGACGGGCAGGAGCGCACGTTCGGCCGCGGATTCCTGCTCGGCGGGCAGCGCAGCTTCTCGCTCCGCTGGACGACGCCCGCCGCGGACTGGAACACACGCGCCAACCGGCAGGCCCTCGACACGTTCTTCAAGACCTTCCGGCCCGGTTCGACCGCCTGA
- a CDS encoding threonine/serine dehydratase, with protein MIGISDIEAAAVRIAGHVVRTPTVPSPGLSGQLGVPVTVKLELLQRTGSFKARGATAKLLSLGEAERAAGVVAVSGGNHGVALAVMAAALDVKATVVMPRSAPARSVETAEAAGASVRLTDGMDAAFALVERLRDEGLTLVHPFDDPLVVAGQGTVGLELAADADELTDVLVSIGGGGLIAGVAAALRARRPGVRIWGVETEGAQAMSQALAAGGPVPVALSSIVTTLSAPSVSRLTYDHVRALVTEVLVVSDREAVRGSVEFAEHAKVWTEPAAGCLLPAARRVVERVGDGARLGLVVCGGNATAADMRAWTDRFEVR; from the coding sequence TTGATCGGCATCTCGGACATCGAAGCCGCCGCCGTACGGATCGCCGGACATGTCGTCCGCACCCCGACCGTGCCGAGCCCCGGGCTGTCGGGCCAGCTCGGCGTCCCCGTGACCGTGAAACTCGAACTCCTCCAGCGCACCGGCTCGTTCAAGGCGCGGGGCGCGACGGCGAAGCTGCTGTCGTTGGGCGAGGCCGAGCGGGCCGCCGGAGTGGTGGCCGTGAGCGGCGGGAACCACGGCGTCGCGCTCGCGGTGATGGCCGCCGCCCTGGACGTGAAGGCCACGGTCGTGATGCCGCGCTCGGCGCCCGCGCGTTCCGTGGAGACCGCGGAGGCGGCCGGCGCCTCGGTGCGGCTGACCGACGGCATGGACGCCGCGTTCGCGCTGGTGGAGCGGTTGCGCGACGAAGGCCTCACGCTGGTGCACCCGTTCGACGATCCGCTGGTCGTCGCCGGACAGGGCACCGTCGGTCTGGAGCTCGCCGCCGACGCCGACGAGCTCACGGACGTGCTGGTCAGCATCGGCGGCGGCGGGCTGATCGCGGGTGTCGCGGCGGCCCTGCGGGCGCGGCGGCCGGGTGTGCGGATCTGGGGCGTGGAGACGGAGGGCGCACAGGCGATGTCGCAGGCGCTGGCGGCGGGCGGGCCGGTGCCGGTGGCGCTGTCGTCGATCGTCACCACCCTCAGCGCGCCCAGCGTCTCGCGGTTGACGTACGACCACGTCCGCGCGCTCGTCACCGAGGTGCTGGTGGTCTCCGACCGGGAGGCCGTGCGGGGGTCCGTGGAGTTCGCCGAGCACGCGAAGGTGTGGACCGAGCCGGCCGCCGGCTGTCTGCTGCCCGCGGCCCGCCGGGTCGTCGAGCGGGTCGGCGACGGGGCACGGCTGGGACTGGTGGTCTGCGGGGGCAACGCGACGGCTGCCGACATGAGGGCTTGGACGGACCGGTTCGAGGTGCGCTGA